A stretch of Lathyrus oleraceus cultivar Zhongwan6 chromosome 6, CAAS_Psat_ZW6_1.0, whole genome shotgun sequence DNA encodes these proteins:
- the LOC127093021 gene encoding monothiol glutaredoxin-S9, which translates to MEKVMRLATEKGVVIFTKSSCCLCYAVNILFQEIGVYPVIHEIDKDPEGKEMEKAITKLGCNAPVPAVFIGGKLVGSTNEVMSLHLSGSLVPLLRPYQI; encoded by the coding sequence ATGGAGAAAGTGATGAGGTTGGCTACAGAAAAAGGTGTGGTGATTTTCACAAAGAGCTCTTGTTGTCTGTGCTATGCAGTCAACATTCTGTTTCAAGAAATTGGAGTGTATCCTGTGATTCATGAAATTGACAAAGATCCTGAAGGCAAAGAAATGGAGAAAGCTATAACAAAGTTGGGTTGTAATGCACCTGTTCCTGCAGTGTTCATAGGAGGAAAGCTTGTGGGGTCTACCAATGAAGTGATGTCCCTCCACCTTAGTGGTTCACTCGTTCCATTACTCAGGCCATATCAAATTTAA